One region of Candidatus Thorarchaeota archaeon genomic DNA includes:
- a CDS encoding DEAD/DEAH box helicase → MEIESLQKKLKVLSNRYAILILQVLSPREGAVVHSLGWDDLAEGILQLQGYPQPDTAHEEKTKGQAQYEKKKAKITSGGTLYETMGKLVEEGFVLEEGERRKKNRAFRITREGRLALSALQAMEGSLGATTRLQETAEKLLKHKNFLGFLPGQREFLQQVEELPGNMIIQMGPGAGKTFLAIILVLSRIQEGAKCIYLAPYTSLLRQIIDEYSVLFKQMGINVVRLDGTTRPSSQQLNEADLVIAIYESFLSAIMANQLWTKDIDLAVIDELTELDGGQRILRARYLGNDRSTRLDCLIAILRTQANLVTLSARFGGTQKAAEWLKAAVFHPDRVVRPEEFIASREGEVLSIESSDSSQQWNVKCEDSIDGILEYAEEYKEKSILIVVGSRGRAERIASRLADRYPREIQSKTVDMIVGKDDNMPIAQRLKEVLVRGVAFHHAGLASDIRWRLERSIKERKVRTVVSTTGITAGMSFPIDVIIIVFDKSTFYIASRPQYLQIAGRIGEYHLVEDGGVVYLVHEEPTKELENQESLRWKLLLTPLEQIEPSEMYPSLMLGLIAMSAMNLLEFTKQDIRHEFLALVKRTLKYFLNEDYLDTMEQRFDVLYEWLLDQRILSKSENRVTVAGEPKKAIEAGMYLIDYAILREDIINLSGNTPLEELTDILLRFNLLQSLRPSTRFPAEIELKTMELEEPDDWYKELVEERNEVKKKAILDWANELDMPTIIENSDKITQEIKIGGRPASGSGIAEGDLITLVGVCSNLVSGVSRFFRAIKREEAAQQMEMCSVRLRYGVKQDLAQSDFFELEIPSGKETRALTREEARILYDNGYKSIRDLVFKDIDRKKKGYARDRFAQNCGLDEEEGMKIYKAALKHVRSQNE, encoded by the coding sequence ATGGAAATTGAATCTTTGCAGAAAAAACTCAAGGTTCTCAGCAACCGATATGCAATCCTAATTTTGCAGGTGCTAAGCCCAAGAGAGGGCGCGGTGGTTCACAGCTTGGGCTGGGACGATTTGGCAGAGGGAATCCTACAACTGCAGGGATACCCGCAGCCTGACACAGCGCATGAAGAAAAAACCAAGGGTCAAGCCCAATACGAAAAGAAGAAGGCAAAAATAACGTCAGGAGGCACATTGTACGAAACAATGGGGAAACTTGTCGAAGAGGGTTTCGTGCTTGAGGAGGGAGAGAGGCGTAAGAAGAATCGCGCCTTTCGCATTACTAGAGAAGGTCGACTGGCTCTTTCCGCGTTACAGGCTATGGAAGGATCACTTGGCGCAACTACTAGATTACAAGAAACAGCTGAGAAGCTACTCAAGCACAAGAACTTCCTTGGGTTTCTCCCAGGTCAACGGGAATTTCTCCAGCAGGTGGAAGAATTACCAGGAAATATGATTATCCAGATGGGGCCTGGGGCTGGAAAGACCTTCCTCGCAATCATCCTAGTACTTTCTCGAATTCAGGAAGGAGCGAAGTGTATATACCTTGCACCCTATACGTCTCTGCTTCGGCAGATTATTGATGAATATAGTGTGCTTTTCAAACAGATGGGAATTAACGTCGTGAGGTTAGATGGAACAACCAGACCATCTAGTCAACAGTTGAACGAGGCTGATCTTGTTATTGCTATTTACGAGTCGTTCCTCTCAGCAATCATGGCAAATCAGCTATGGACAAAGGATATCGATCTGGCGGTAATTGATGAGCTTACAGAGCTGGATGGAGGTCAGCGAATACTTCGAGCGCGGTATCTCGGAAACGACCGCAGTACCAGACTGGATTGTCTCATAGCGATTCTCAGAACCCAAGCCAATCTAGTTACACTTTCTGCAAGATTCGGGGGTACACAGAAAGCAGCAGAATGGCTAAAGGCTGCAGTTTTTCACCCCGATAGAGTTGTCAGGCCAGAGGAGTTCATTGCCAGCAGAGAGGGAGAGGTTCTCAGCATAGAAAGCAGCGACAGTTCACAGCAGTGGAACGTAAAGTGTGAGGATAGTATAGATGGAATACTGGAATACGCAGAAGAATACAAGGAGAAATCAATTCTAATCGTAGTTGGTTCTAGGGGAAGAGCGGAACGAATCGCTAGCAGACTGGCTGACAGATATCCCCGGGAGATTCAATCTAAAACAGTCGATATGATAGTTGGGAAAGATGATAACATGCCAATTGCTCAACGGCTCAAGGAAGTACTTGTGAGGGGTGTTGCATTCCATCACGCGGGTCTTGCATCAGATATCAGATGGAGACTGGAACGGAGCATAAAGGAGAGAAAGGTTCGAACAGTGGTATCAACAACGGGTATCACTGCGGGCATGAGTTTCCCCATCGATGTGATTATCATTGTGTTTGATAAATCTACGTTCTATATCGCATCTAGACCCCAATACTTGCAGATTGCAGGCAGAATAGGCGAATACCACCTTGTTGAGGACGGCGGGGTCGTATATCTCGTTCATGAAGAGCCAACAAAGGAGCTGGAGAATCAGGAAAGCCTACGGTGGAAACTGCTGCTAACGCCTTTAGAGCAAATCGAACCTTCAGAAATGTATCCATCGCTCATGCTTGGCCTCATTGCCATGTCTGCGATGAATCTCTTGGAATTCACAAAGCAGGACATCCGACATGAGTTCCTCGCATTGGTAAAACGGACTCTCAAATATTTTTTGAATGAAGACTATCTTGATACGATGGAGCAAAGATTCGATGTGTTGTACGAATGGTTACTAGATCAGCGCATCCTCTCAAAGAGTGAAAACCGAGTTACAGTAGCAGGAGAGCCCAAAAAAGCAATCGAGGCAGGAATGTATCTCATTGATTATGCAATTCTTAGAGAAGATATCATCAATCTTTCTGGGAATACACCATTAGAGGAATTAACTGATATACTTCTCCGATTCAATCTCCTTCAATCATTGCGGCCATCGACTCGTTTTCCAGCAGAAATCGAACTCAAGACGATGGAACTGGAGGAGCCAGATGACTGGTATAAAGAATTAGTTGAAGAACGTAATGAAGTCAAGAAGAAAGCAATCCTGGATTGGGCAAACGAGTTAGATATGCCGACGATTATCGAGAATTCTGACAAAATCACACAGGAAATCAAGATTGGGGGTAGACCGGCTTCCGGAAGTGGCATCGCTGAAGGAGATCTGATTACACTCGTAGGCGTTTGTAGTAATCTTGTAAGTGGAGTCAGTCGATTTTTCCGTGCCATCAAGAGAGAGGAAGCTGCACAACAAATGGAGATGTGTTCAGTACGCCTCAGATATGGTGTCAAACAGGATTTGGCACAATCAGACTTTTTCGAACTGGAGATACCGAGCGGGAAGGAAACACGGGCGCTTACAAGAGAAGAAGCTAGAATACTATACGACAATGGATACAAATCAATACGAGACCTGGTTTTCAAGGACATCGACCGAAAGAAGAAAGGATATGCCAGGGATCGCTTTGCACAAAACTGCGGACTTGATGAGGAGGAGGGAATGAAAATCTACAAGGCTGCGCTCAAGCATGTGCGAAGCCAAAACGAATAA
- a CDS encoding RNA-binding protein has product MPKFERIKRRHLLKKTEHRDELERIRDILGSQVGNLGDERFEEGILDDDSRVLLLDGEIVFWEEEGTLYPTLRALLSGIVDLPEITVDMGAVKFVANGADIMAPGVVEIDDVVKDGQVVAIVDERHGKPLAVGVATMDAEDMRNTDSGKVVLSRHHVNDELWQFGKNR; this is encoded by the coding sequence ATGCCTAAATTCGAGCGCATCAAACGACGTCATTTACTCAAGAAGACTGAACACAGAGATGAATTGGAGCGGATCAGGGATATTCTTGGTTCACAGGTTGGGAATCTCGGTGATGAGCGATTTGAAGAAGGAATACTGGATGATGATTCGCGTGTGCTCCTCCTAGATGGTGAGATTGTATTCTGGGAGGAAGAAGGTACACTCTATCCGACGTTACGCGCTCTTTTGAGCGGCATTGTTGATTTACCCGAAATCACCGTTGACATGGGTGCAGTGAAATTCGTTGCTAATGGCGCGGACATTATGGCGCCAGGTGTTGTTGAGATTGATGACGTTGTAAAGGATGGGCAGGTAGTTGCCATAGTAGATGAGCGTCATGGTAAGCCGCTTGCTGTTGGTGTAGCAACTATGGATGCAGAAGACATGCGCAATACAGACAGCGGCAAAGTTGTACTATCCCGCCATCATGTAAACGACGAGCTCTGGCAGTTTGGCAAAAACAGATAG
- a CDS encoding RNA-binding protein, whose amino-acid sequence MNAGKPMRILDESIGAQVLVELRGQQKIRGKLLSYDQHLNLHLEDADEITTNLEDGNDTVKDIGNVILRGDNVVIVSPTPQRARD is encoded by the coding sequence ATGAATGCTGGTAAACCTATGAGAATATTGGATGAATCTATTGGTGCCCAAGTACTTGTGGAACTAAGAGGGCAACAAAAGATTCGTGGAAAGTTGCTGAGCTATGACCAGCATCTAAATCTCCATCTTGAAGATGCAGACGAAATCACCACCAATTTGGAAGATGGAAATGATACTGTCAAAGACATAGGTAACGTGATTCTTCGCGGCGATAACGTAGTTATTGTCAGCCCCACACCCCAGAGAGCAAGAGATTAG
- a CDS encoding 50S ribosomal protein L37e — protein MGKGTPSKGKKGKTTHIRCRRCGRRSYNVKKKRCAACGFGASSKMRDPSWSNHKKVNGTRVH, from the coding sequence ATGGGTAAAGGAACTCCATCCAAAGGCAAGAAAGGTAAGACAACTCACATTCGCTGTAGACGATGTGGTAGACGATCATACAATGTCAAAAAGAAGCGGTGTGCTGCCTGTGGGTTTGGTGCCTCCAGCAAGATGAGAGACCCATCATGGTCCAACCATAAGAAGGTCAACGGAACCCGCGTCCACTAG
- a CDS encoding class I SAM-dependent methyltransferase produces the protein MGPEVMRTPIQRILLPTLPDDGLILDIGGGGEAIVSRIWRERVFAVDIQLNKIREAHIYPVGHTNWFLCDGGRLCFGNGVFSAVSLWFSLAYMRTWEKKREVIREAFRILSPNGVLSLLAATIGGKYEKHILRVRFQLPDGTISETGYGLMGQQTQSLEETEEVLREIGFSVNQSEVYDYWFRIEAVKRN, from the coding sequence ATGGGTCCCGAAGTGATGCGAACCCCCATCCAGAGGATTCTCCTGCCAACCCTACCCGATGACGGGTTGATTCTTGATATTGGGGGCGGCGGAGAGGCAATTGTTTCGAGGATATGGCGTGAAAGAGTGTTTGCGGTGGACATCCAGCTGAACAAGATCCGAGAAGCGCATATCTACCCGGTTGGACACACCAATTGGTTCCTCTGTGACGGCGGCAGACTATGTTTTGGAAACGGGGTATTCAGCGCGGTTTCACTCTGGTTTTCACTGGCATACATGCGAACGTGGGAGAAGAAGAGAGAGGTGATTCGCGAAGCCTTCAGAATACTCTCACCTAATGGTGTTCTCTCGTTACTAGCTGCGACGATAGGAGGGAAATATGAGAAGCACATACTGCGGGTCCGCTTTCAACTGCCTGATGGCACCATCTCTGAGACGGGTTATGGACTGATGGGACAGCAGACTCAGAGCCTGGAAGAAACAGAGGAGGTACTCCGGGAAATAGGATTCTCAGTCAATCAGTCTGAGGTGTATGATTACTGGTTCAGAATCGAAGCAGTCAAGCGTAATTAA
- a CDS encoding redoxin domain-containing protein → MNSELDVGDNAPDFTLLRDWTGEPEETITLNEKLKKGPVVLAFFPAAFSEPCTEELCTFRDSLAEYNELGAQVLGISVDGVFANAAFKDKNDIQFPILSDWDKEVIEDYGVVLEDLVGMKRVANRAVFVVKEDREIVYSWVGEKPSNMPPFDEVKKAVEEIT, encoded by the coding sequence ATGAATAGTGAACTTGATGTTGGAGACAATGCGCCAGATTTCACACTCTTGAGAGATTGGACTGGCGAGCCGGAGGAAACAATCACACTGAATGAGAAGTTGAAAAAGGGCCCCGTCGTTCTCGCTTTCTTCCCTGCAGCTTTCTCGGAGCCATGTACCGAAGAGCTATGCACGTTCAGGGACTCCTTGGCCGAGTATAATGAACTGGGGGCGCAAGTTCTCGGCATCTCAGTTGACGGTGTATTTGCGAATGCTGCATTCAAAGACAAAAATGACATCCAGTTCCCGATCCTTTCCGACTGGGACAAGGAAGTCATCGAAGACTACGGTGTTGTGCTTGAAGATCTCGTTGGCATGAAAAGAGTAGCCAATAGGGCAGTCTTCGTTGTCAAAGAGGACAGGGAAATCGTCTACTCGTGGGTAGGTGAGAAACCGTCCAATATGCCACCCTTTGACGAGGTCAAGAAAGCAGTGGAAGAAATCACCTAG
- a CDS encoding MSMEG_6728 family protein → MQTFLPYEDFEKTAKALDRKRLGKQRVEAMQIVNALTTGGSGWYNHPAVQMWKGYVEALKLYFNAISEEWVRRGYEHNIGFYDVEESEVEYPPWLGDEEFHKSHRSNLLRKEPEYYRQFGWDVPDDLPYVWPGRECEGEE, encoded by the coding sequence ATCCAGACGTTTCTGCCCTACGAGGATTTCGAGAAGACAGCAAAAGCGCTTGATAGGAAACGCCTCGGGAAGCAGCGGGTGGAAGCGATGCAGATTGTCAATGCCCTCACGACTGGAGGAAGTGGTTGGTACAACCATCCTGCAGTACAGATGTGGAAGGGGTACGTTGAAGCCCTGAAGCTGTACTTCAATGCGATTTCAGAGGAGTGGGTCAGGAGGGGGTACGAGCACAACATCGGCTTCTATGACGTTGAAGAGTCCGAAGTCGAGTACCCGCCGTGGTTGGGGGATGAGGAGTTCCACAAATCCCACAGAAGCAACCTGCTACGGAAGGAACCCGAGTATTACCGACAATTTGGATGGGATGTGCCGGACGACCTACCGTACGTGTGGCCCGGGCGGGAATGTGAAGGTGAGGAGTAG